Genomic DNA from Ilyobacter polytropus DSM 2926:
TTACCTTACCTTTTAATTTATAACCTTTTTGAAGCTCTAATATTATATCATCATCTTCATGTTCAGGACTGTCCTCAGCGATTACAGCCATATGCAGATTAGGATCAAACTTTTGCCCCTCTGTTTTTATAGCCTCTACACCTTCTTCATTCATGATTCCGTGCATCTGACTTAGTGTCATTTCTACTCCCTTTACAAGTGAATCAAAGTCCTTTGTTTCTGATGAAGCAGCTACTCCTCTCTCAAGGTTGTCTACAGCTTCTATTACTTTTGACATTACTTTTTCAGAAGCAT
This window encodes:
- the grpE gene encoding nucleotide exchange factor GrpE, yielding MAEKMKKKSDEILDELEKEGKKEANSKDEKIMDAEEVNGEAETLTDKIDKIEAEVEEWKQAYLRKQADFQNFTKRKEKEAEELRKYASEKVMSKVIEAVDNLERGVAASSETKDFDSLVKGVEMTLSQMHGIMNEEGVEAIKTEGQKFDPNLHMAVIAEDSPEHEDDDIILELQKGYKLKGKVIRPSMVKVCKK